In a genomic window of Brassica rapa cultivar Chiifu-401-42 chromosome A10, CAAS_Brap_v3.01, whole genome shotgun sequence:
- the LOC103844607 gene encoding NAC domain-containing protein 5, with product MGDPVGYRFHPTDEEIVGDYVRPKNIESNTSHVDEVMNTVDIYEFDPWELLCKSRINSTDEVWYFFGCKKDQQNRGERQSRRTKSGFWKKTGVTMDIMRKRGNREKIGEKRVFVFQYSKILGGPSKPKSDWVMHEYVATFLSPNFPNQTMTYTVCKVMFKGDERVLSSSSSAVAGEIEHDLSLIPLVDTYSAGLSIETEVDPRQFTGFLHLEEETQFEDEMFRVFNNLPTDDWNSLFNNDEEQGNTMFMQEDRNDYRPKKSLTGVFVSDDDSDSDSITTTCSLKSSSTCVTFGSSNPPIYLPDSPCSTIESVSLTQEVSKALGANSAISEKKMSPCDDDAQVSEVGGDQMGQEMVIKNKRAGFIYRMIQKFAKKIKLCSCVSRT from the exons ATGGGGGATCCGGTGGGTTACAGATTCCATCCGACGGACGAGGAGATAGTGGGAGATTACGTGAGGCCGAAGAACATCGAGAGCAACACGAGTCATGTAGATGAAGTCATGAACACAGTCGATATATATGAATTCGACCCTTGGGAGTTACTTT GCAAGTCGAGGATCAACTCGACAGATGAGGTTTGGTACTTCTTCGGTTGTAAGAAGGACCAACAGAACAGAGGAGAGAGACAGAGCAGGAGAACCAAGTCTGGTTTTTGGAAGAAAACCGGAGTTACAATGGATATCATGCGAAAGAGAGGTAATCGCGAGAAGATTGGTGAGAAAAGGGTTTTCGTGTTTCAGTACAGTAAGATTCTTGGTGGGCCGTCGAAACCCAAATCCGATTGGGTCATGCATGAATATGTCGCTACGTTCTTGTCTCCTAACTTTCCTAatcag ACGATGACATATACAGTATGTAAAGTAATGTTTAAGGGTGACGAGAgagttttatcttcttcttcttctgctgtcGCTGGTGAAATTGAGCACGATCTCTCTTTGATCCCTCTTGTCGACACTTATTCGGCAGGACTGAGTATAGAGACAGAGGTG GATCCACGTCAGTTTACTGGCTTTCTTCATTTGGAGGAAGAAACTCAGTTCGAGGATGAAATGTTCAGGGTTTTCAACAATTTGCCAACTGATGATTGGAACAGTTTGTTCAATAATGATGAGGAACAGGGGAATACTATGTTTATGCAGGAGGATCGCAACGATTACCGACCTAAAAAGTCACTCACCGGTGTCTTCGTTAGCGATGATGATAGTGATTCTGATTCCATAACAACAACA TGTTCACTTAAAAGTTCGAGCACTTGTGTTACTTTTGGTAGCTCTAATCCACCCATATACCTGCCAGACTCCCCTTGCTCAACAATCGAGTCAGTGTCGTTAACTCAAGAG GTGAGCAAAGCTCTGGGAGCCAATAGTGCTATATCCGAGAAGAAGATGAGTCCTTGTGATGATGATGCACAAGTAAGTGAGGTCGGAGGTGATCAAATGGGTCAAGAGATGGTGATCAAGAACAAAAGAGCTGGTTTCATTTACAGGATGATACAAAAATTCGCCAAGAAAATCAAGCTATGTTCTTGTGTCTCGAGAACATGA
- the LOC103844729 gene encoding NAC domain-containing protein 5 encodes MTAHSVRQPNLLAVLISLGLTLFHFVALTVNTTDQEIVNYYIRLKNLGGSDTNYVDKAIRAVDICSFDPWELPSKSRRESRDQVWYFFCRKDNRGERQSRKTKSGFWKKTGPTMDIFQKRGDREKIGEKRVLVFHLSGSKSKSDWVMHEYVATFLPPTDQMTYTLCKLKFKGDASDLPSSSSGGDGGGGDGGCGDDGGGGGCDGGGGDGCDGGGGGGGIDEHNQYLITHMNNSGGYERYPCPLFIQDPSQFNVSTDDFNCFLNYNDDEEEQEQGNTMFMQYDRNTYRPNCP; translated from the exons ATGACAGCACACTCCGTTAGGCAACCAAATCTGTTAGCCGTCTTGATCTC TTTGGGCCTCACTCTCTTTCATTTCGTGGCCCTCACTGTTAATACTACGGACCAGGAGATCGTGAACTATTACATCAGGCTCAAAAATCTCGGTGGTTCCGACACTAACTATGTCGATAAAGCCATTAGAGCAGTCGACATCTGTAGCTTCGATCCTTGGGAGTTACCTT CCAAGTCACGGAGGGAATCGAGAGATCAGGTTTGGTATTTCTTTTGTCGGAAGGACAACAGAGGAGAGAGACAGAGCAGAAAAACCAAGTCTGGTTTCTGGAAGAAAACTGGACCTACAATGGATATCTTCCAAAAGAGAGGAGATCGCGAGAAGATTGGTGAGAAAAGGGTTTTGGTGTTTCACTTGAGCGGTTCCAAATCGAAATCAGATTGGGTTATGCACGAATACGTGGCTACCTTCTTGCCTCCTACTGATCAg ATGACGTATACATTGTGTAAATTAAAGTTCAAGGGTGACGCCAGTGAtttaccttcttcttcttctggtggTGACGGCGGCGGCGGTGATGGTGGTTGCGGCGAcgacggtggtggtggtggatgcGACGGCGGTGGTGGCGACGGttgtgatggtggtggtggcggcggTGGAATTGATGAGCATAATCAATATCTCATCACTCATATGAACAACTCTGGTGGATATGAG aggtatccaTGCCCCCTTTTCATACAGGATCCAAGTCAGTTTAATGTTTCAACCGATGATTTCAACTGTTTTCTCAATTACAATGATGATGAGGAGGAGCAGGAGCAGGGGAATACTATGTTTATGCAGTACGATCGTAACACTTACAGACCAAACTGTCCCTAA
- the LOC103844727 gene encoding uncharacterized protein LOC103844727 isoform X1: MNSNSKSPVSGDFTAKKANGKDVVSSGEPVEQAVQTSVSLSSALSGDLKTKKPNGKAVVSSAAPIRRTDHSGFFCVNADSGDLMLKKANGKAVDSSSETTKHHGGSGVSSAKVDDVLFFKDVKLGPQEGELRFRLIHYWEARNAFSKTLIGLEMLLIDEQGTVIQGFIPPRRIDTYLPHMIVGSIYRLNRFYGSKSKNVFRVADPDVTISFTWNSVLSPLENSPVQFPEDRFRFYGHEEFEAACDLKGAVYDFVGHIKLVNEQVLNDGIVLDEGDKASTQRVLVHVQTHDGPVMKLNLWDKAATDFYEKFKAHGNTPSVILVTTVNPKRFGGALNLSSMSSSRVFFDMDVQPTRDYLTWLNSNTEVANRVNPEIVTKAETATIGDIFSYMKQEGAKVQPLNISHIHCFSLRYVILQLQMRRLLGLNALPPLMMSSMVQHGIISLAVGAKLKPPKGIPLLCVRNVGKPKLPVLQSKSFILLYSHIQHQLVMCFPHRYLTKLSVYDNNDQARFVLLGDAGRELTGKTAAELVANYFEANVDVDEDHVIPVPQDLIGTIGQTHKFVIKVSKHNLEGKTQALTVTKVLTPDASVLEDNVEENVDDEPADERKEVADESVKRSSDGVESGEVKRAKCG, translated from the exons ATGAATTCCAACAGCAAATCTCCTGTTTCCGGCGATTTTACCGCTAAGAAAGCAAACGGAAAAGATGTTGTCTCCTCCGGCGAGCCTGTCGAACAAGCCGTCCAAACCAGTGTCTCTCTCTCATCCGCCCTCTCCGGTGATCTCAAAACGAAGAAACCAAACGGCAAGGCCGTCGTCTCTTCCGCCGCGCCGATCAGACGTACCGACCATTCCGGTTTCTTTTGCGTCAACGCTGACTCCGGCGATCTTATGCTGAAGAAAGCAAACGGCAAGGCCGTTGACTCCTCCTCTGAGACGACCAAACATCACGGCGGATCTGGTGTCTCCTCCGCCAAAGTTGATGACGTGCTGTTTTTCAAAGATGTCAAGCTCGGACCACAGGAAGGCGAGCTAAGGTTTCGTCTGATCCATTACTGGGAGGCTCGGAACGCATTCTCGAAGACACTTATTGGTCTGGAGATGCTTCTAATTGACGAACAG GGTACTGTGATCCAAGGATTCATCCCACCGAGAAGGATTGACACCTATTTGCCACATATGATTGTTGGTTCCATCTACAGGCTTAATAGATTTTATGGATCTAAAAGCAAGAATGTGTTCCGTGTTGCTGATCCAGACGTGACCATATCTTTCACATGGAATTCTGTTCTTTCTCCTCTAGAGAACAGTCCGGTTCAGTTTCCTGAAGATCGGTTCCGCTTCTATGGGCATGAAGAGTTTGAAGCGGCATGTGACCTCAAGGGGGCTGTTTATG ATTTTGTTGGTCACATTAAACTGGTGAATGAGCAAGTTTTGAATGACGGTATTGTGCTTGATGAAGGTGATAAAGCTTCTACTCAGCGTGTTTTGGTTCATGTCCAAACACATGA TGGTCCTGTGATGAAGCTTAATCTATGGGACAAGGCTGCCACTGATTTCTATGAGAAGTTCAAGGCGCATGGAAACACTCCGAGTGTAATTCTGGTGACCACTGTCAACCCGAAACGATTTGGAG GCGCTCTAAACCTATCATCTATGTCATCTTCCCGTGTGTTTTTTGACATGGATGTTCAGCCAACCAGAGATTATCTGACTTG GTTAAACTCGAACACGGAAGTTGCTAACAGGGTTAATCCTGAGATTGTCACCAAAGCTGAGACAGCTACTATAGGAGACATCTTCTCCTACATGAAGCAAGAAGGAGCAAAGGTACAGCCACTCAACATTTCACATATTCATTGCTTTAGCCTTAGGTATGTAATTTTACAATTACAAATGCGCAGGTTGCTTGGTTTGAATGCACTGCCACCATTGATGATGTCGTCCATGGTTCAGCATGGTATTATATCTCTTGCGGTGGGTGCAAAACTAAAGCCACCAAAGGGCATACCACTCTTATGTGTAAGAAATGTGGGAAAGCCGAAGTTACCGGTGTTGCAGAGTAAgagttttattttgttatactCACACATTCAGCATCAGTTAGTAATGTGCTTTCCTCACAGGTACCTCACGAAGCTCTCTGTTTATGACAATAATGACCAAGCACGTTTTGTGCTTCTCGGTGATGCTGGGCGTGAGTTAACTGGCAAGACAGCCGCTGAGTTGGTTGCAAACTACTTTGAG GCCAATGTGGACGTAGATGAGGATCATGTAATCCCAGTGCCCCAAGATCTGATTGGTACGATTGGTCAAACGCACAAGTTCGTTATCAAGGTTTCAAAGCACAATTTGGAAGGCAAGACACAAGCTTTGACTGTCACAAAAGTACTCACTCCTGATGCTTCAGTACTTGAAGACAATGTAGAAGAAAACGTGGATGATGAACCTGCCGATGAGAGGAAGGAAGTTGCAGATGAGTCAGTGAAAAGGAGTTCTGATGGGGTTGAGTCTGGTGAGGTTAAGCGTGCCAAATGTGGCTGA
- the LOC117128904 gene encoding NAC domain-containing protein 5, whose protein sequence is MENRVGFRFIPTDEEIVDYYIRLKNRGGSDTNHVDKAIRAVDICSFDPWELPSKSRRESRDQVWYFFCRKDNRGERQSRKTKSGFWKKTGPTMDIFQKRGDREKIGEKRVLVFHLSGSKSKSDWVMHEYVATFLPPTDQVKFLFFPKPVLAFCCD, encoded by the exons atggaaaatcgaGTGGGTTTCAGATTCATTCCTACGGACGAGGAGATCGTGGACTATTACATCAGGCTCAAAAATCGCGGTGGTTCCGACACTAACCATGTCGATAAAGCCATTAGAGCAGTCGACATCTGTAGCTTCGATCCTTGGGAGTTACCTT CCAAGTCGCGGAGGGAGTCGAGAGATCAGGTTTGGTATTTCTTTTGTCGGAAGGACAACAGAGGAGAGAGACAGAGCAGAAAAACCAAGTCTGGTTTCTGGAAGAAAACTGGACCTACAATGGATATCTTCCAAAAGAGAGGAGATCGCGAGAAGATTGGTGAGAAAAGGGTTTTGGTGTTTCACTTGAGCGGTTCCAAATCGAAATCAGATTGGGTTATGCACGAATACGTGGCTACCTTCTTGCCTCCTACTGATCAggttaagtttctttttttcccAAAACCAGTTTTGGCTTTCTGTTGTGATTGA
- the LOC117129001 gene encoding LOW QUALITY PROTEIN: uncharacterized protein LOC117129001 (The sequence of the model RefSeq protein was modified relative to this genomic sequence to represent the inferred CDS: inserted 2 bases in 1 codon; deleted 1 base in 1 codon) codes for MVDPHPVGFRFRPTDEEIFNPYLKSKNMDGNTSHVDEVISTVDIYSFDPLELACKKETDNVLYFFCPKDNRYNRGERQSRKTKSGSWKKTGVTTNIMRKRGDCEKIGEKRVFVFQYSKILGGSKPKSDWVMHEYVATFTPMVTYALCKVMFKGDASDLPSSSAAAPAGGGGSGGSGGGGCKGGGGSGGGGGGCDGSSGSGGGGCDVRGGDGDGGGDRGGGGCDGGGGSGGGCDGGGDGDGDGGYDGGGGGGDGGCDGGGGSGGGDGGYDGGGGGGDGGCDGGGGSGVGGGEVEHTHSLITPTNNRGGGMSAEAETEVGQRKFKIYHSHIGSDQRPRSCSSLSFRDLRLNYTTCVSLVAFFIWRKRLRWRMPFAGLSTTFHLMISLTACLPSLILFKVSNAPGTNIDTSEKKKLTPYDDAQGSXSKTGVKGAGFIHRLIQRFVKKIKLCSSISRTYQ; via the exons ATGGTGGATCCGCATCCCGTGGGTTTCAGATTCCGTCCGACCGACGAGGAGATCTTCAACCCTTACCTCAAGTCGAAGAATATGGATGGTAACACTAGTCATGTAGATGAAGTCATTAGCACAGTCGACATCTATAGCTTCGATCCCTTGGAGTTAGCTTGTAA GAAGGAGACGGACAATGTTTTGTATTTCTTCTGTCCGAAGGATAACAGATATAACAGAGGAGAGAGACAGAGCAGGAAAACCAAGTCTGGTTCTTGGAAGAAAACCGGAGTTACAACGAACATCATGCGAAAGAGAGGAGATTGCGAGAAGATTGGTGAGAAAAGGGTCTTTGTGTTTCAGTACAGTAAGATTCTTGGTGGATCGAAACCTAAGTCCGATTGGGTTATGCATGAATATGTCGCTACGTTC ACCCCGATGGTGACATATGCACTATGTAAAGTAATGTTTAAGGGTGACGCCAGTGATTtaccttcttcttctgctgctGCTCCTGCTGGTGGTGGCGGCAGCGGTGGCAGCGGCGGTGGTGGTTGTAAGGGTGGTGGTGGCAGTGGCGGTGGCGGTGGTGGTTGTGATGGTAGCAGTGGCAGTGGCGGTGGTGGTTGTGATGTTCGTGGCGGCGATGGCGATGGTGGTGGTGACCGTGGCGGTGGTGGTTGTGATGGTGGTGGCGGCAGTGGCGGTGGTTGTGATGGTGGTGGCGATGGCGATGGCGATGGTGGTTATGATGGTGGTGGCGGAGGTGGCGATGGTGGTTGTGATGGTGGTGGCGGCAGTGGCGGTGGCGATGGTGGTTATGATGGTGGTGGCGGCGGTGGCGATGGTGGTTGTGATGGTGGTGGCGGCAGTGGCGTTGGTGGTGGTGAAGTTGAACATACTCACTCGCTCATCACTCCTACGAACAACCGTGGTGGAGGGATGAGTGCAGAGGCAGAGACAGAGGTAGgtcaaagaaaattcaaaatatatcatAGTCATATAGGATCTGACCAACGACCTCGTTCGTGTTCTTCCCTTTCTTTCAGAGATCTTCGTCTGAATTACACAACCTGCGTCAGTTTAGTGGCTTTCTTCATTTGGAGGAAGAGACTCAGATGGAGGATGCCATTCGCAGGGCTATCAACAACCTTTCACCTCATGATTT CACTCACAGCATGTTTGCCTTCTTTGATATTATTCAAAGTGAGCAATGCTCCGGGAACCAATATTGATACATccgagaagaagaagctg accCCTTATGATGATGCACAAGGAAG AAGTAAGACCGGAGTCAAAGGAGCTGGTTTTATTCACAGGTTGATACAAAGATTCGTCAAGAAAATCAAGCTATGTTCTTCAATCTCAAGAACTTACCAGTAA
- the LOC103844727 gene encoding uncharacterized protein LOC103844727 isoform X2, translating into MNSNSKSPVSGDFTAKKANGKDVVSSGEPVEQAVQTSVSLSSALSGDLKTKKPNGKAVVSSAAPIRRTDHSGFFCVNADSGDLMLKKANGKAVDSSSETTKHHGGSGVSSAKVDDVLFFKDVKLGPQEGELRFRLIHYWEARNAFSKTLIGLEMLLIDEQGTVIQGFIPPRRIDTYLPHMIVGSIYRLNRFYGSKSKNVFRVADPDVTISFTWNSVLSPLENSPVQFPEDRFRFYGHEEFEAACDLKGAVYDFVGHIKLVNEQVLNDGIVLDEGDKASTQRVLVHVQTHDGPVMKLNLWDKAATDFYEKFKAHGNTPSVILVTTVNPKRFGGALNLSSMSSSRVFFDMDVQPTRDYLTWLNSNTEVANRVNPEIVTKAETATIGDIFSYMKQEGAKVAWFECTATIDDVVHGSAWYYISCGGCKTKATKGHTTLMCKKCGKAEVTGVAEYLTKLSVYDNNDQARFVLLGDAGRELTGKTAAELVANYFEANVDVDEDHVIPVPQDLIGTIGQTHKFVIKVSKHNLEGKTQALTVTKVLTPDASVLEDNVEENVDDEPADERKEVADESVKRSSDGVESGEVKRAKCG; encoded by the exons ATGAATTCCAACAGCAAATCTCCTGTTTCCGGCGATTTTACCGCTAAGAAAGCAAACGGAAAAGATGTTGTCTCCTCCGGCGAGCCTGTCGAACAAGCCGTCCAAACCAGTGTCTCTCTCTCATCCGCCCTCTCCGGTGATCTCAAAACGAAGAAACCAAACGGCAAGGCCGTCGTCTCTTCCGCCGCGCCGATCAGACGTACCGACCATTCCGGTTTCTTTTGCGTCAACGCTGACTCCGGCGATCTTATGCTGAAGAAAGCAAACGGCAAGGCCGTTGACTCCTCCTCTGAGACGACCAAACATCACGGCGGATCTGGTGTCTCCTCCGCCAAAGTTGATGACGTGCTGTTTTTCAAAGATGTCAAGCTCGGACCACAGGAAGGCGAGCTAAGGTTTCGTCTGATCCATTACTGGGAGGCTCGGAACGCATTCTCGAAGACACTTATTGGTCTGGAGATGCTTCTAATTGACGAACAG GGTACTGTGATCCAAGGATTCATCCCACCGAGAAGGATTGACACCTATTTGCCACATATGATTGTTGGTTCCATCTACAGGCTTAATAGATTTTATGGATCTAAAAGCAAGAATGTGTTCCGTGTTGCTGATCCAGACGTGACCATATCTTTCACATGGAATTCTGTTCTTTCTCCTCTAGAGAACAGTCCGGTTCAGTTTCCTGAAGATCGGTTCCGCTTCTATGGGCATGAAGAGTTTGAAGCGGCATGTGACCTCAAGGGGGCTGTTTATG ATTTTGTTGGTCACATTAAACTGGTGAATGAGCAAGTTTTGAATGACGGTATTGTGCTTGATGAAGGTGATAAAGCTTCTACTCAGCGTGTTTTGGTTCATGTCCAAACACATGA TGGTCCTGTGATGAAGCTTAATCTATGGGACAAGGCTGCCACTGATTTCTATGAGAAGTTCAAGGCGCATGGAAACACTCCGAGTGTAATTCTGGTGACCACTGTCAACCCGAAACGATTTGGAG GCGCTCTAAACCTATCATCTATGTCATCTTCCCGTGTGTTTTTTGACATGGATGTTCAGCCAACCAGAGATTATCTGACTTG GTTAAACTCGAACACGGAAGTTGCTAACAGGGTTAATCCTGAGATTGTCACCAAAGCTGAGACAGCTACTATAGGAGACATCTTCTCCTACATGAAGCAAGAAGGAGCAAAG GTTGCTTGGTTTGAATGCACTGCCACCATTGATGATGTCGTCCATGGTTCAGCATGGTATTATATCTCTTGCGGTGGGTGCAAAACTAAAGCCACCAAAGGGCATACCACTCTTATGTGTAAGAAATGTGGGAAAGCCGAAGTTACCGGTGTTGCAGA GTACCTCACGAAGCTCTCTGTTTATGACAATAATGACCAAGCACGTTTTGTGCTTCTCGGTGATGCTGGGCGTGAGTTAACTGGCAAGACAGCCGCTGAGTTGGTTGCAAACTACTTTGAG GCCAATGTGGACGTAGATGAGGATCATGTAATCCCAGTGCCCCAAGATCTGATTGGTACGATTGGTCAAACGCACAAGTTCGTTATCAAGGTTTCAAAGCACAATTTGGAAGGCAAGACACAAGCTTTGACTGTCACAAAAGTACTCACTCCTGATGCTTCAGTACTTGAAGACAATGTAGAAGAAAACGTGGATGATGAACCTGCCGATGAGAGGAAGGAAGTTGCAGATGAGTCAGTGAAAAGGAGTTCTGATGGGGTTGAGTCTGGTGAGGTTAAGCGTGCCAAATGTGGCTGA